TGAACCACCTTTTCGGGTTCCGCGCGGGTGAGGTCGATGTGCAGCAGGCCGTTTTCCATGATCGCGGCCCCCACCTCGACCCCGTCGGCAAGGACGAAGGAGCGATGGAATTGCCGCGCGGCGATGCCACGATGCAGGAAGATGCGATCGTCCGCCTCGTCCCGCTGGCGCCCCCGGATGACAAGCTGCCGGTCCTCGACCGTCACCGACAGATCGCCCTCTCCAAACCCCGCCACGGCTAGCGTGATACGGTAGGAATTGTCCGAGGTCTGTTCGATGTTGAACGGCGGATAACCTTCGTTGCCGGACTTGGCACTGCGTTCCAGAAGGCGCTCGAGCTGTTCGAAGCCGAGCATGTAGGGGTGCGCCCCCAGAGAAAGCTTGGTCATTGACACGTCCTTTATCAAGCGACTGGTCCATATGCGCGGCCCCTGTCAAAGGCGACCACTTGACCTGAATATGGGGCGTTGCGGCACCCTCTGCAAGGTTTCGGATGCAGGAATGGTTAGCACGCCAACCCGTCCGGGCCGGATCGCGGCATCGTCGCAACCACGGGATTTACTTGGAAAATTTTCGGTTTTGCACTATAATCCGGCGGCAATCCCGTGAGAATCAGACAAGGATCAGATCGGCAATGACGGCATTCGGCGATCTCTCCATGAAATCCGATGACGTGCTGCGCGTCGAACTGATCGAATTCAAGCGGCAGCACCACGATCTCGACGTCGCGATCCAGGCGCTCGAGGAACGCGGCGCGCGCGATGCGCTCACGATCAAGCGTCTCAAGCAGCAGAAGTTGCGCCTCAAGGACCGCATCACCTGGATCGAGGATCGGCTCACGCCCGACATCATCGCCTGAGCCGCGCCCCGGGGCCGGACCCGGGCCTTGCTGCACGCGCGCGCAGCTCCCTCATCGCCCGCTTGTCACCGTCCGCTTCATGCGTATAGTGCCGCACTCCATAACCTTGGGAAGGGGCGCGAACATGGTCAGCGTGGGCATCATCATGGGCAGTCAGTCGGACTGGCCCACCATGCGCAAGGCCGCCGAGATCCTGGACGAGCTTCAAGTTCCCTACGAGACCCGGATCGTCTCGGCTCACCGCACGCCCGACCGGCTCTGGGACTACGGCAAGACCGCCGCCGAGCGCGGTCTCAAGGTCATCATCGCCGGTGCGGGGGGTGCGGCGCACCTGCCGGGGATGATGGCCTCGAAAACCCGCGTCCCGGTCGTGGGGGTGCCCATCGAAACCCGTGCCCTGAAGGGCGTCGACAGCCTTTATTCCATCGTCCAGATGCCACGCGGCTATCCCGTGGCCACCATGGCCATCGGCGAGGCGGGCGCGATGAACGCGGGGCTGATGGCCGCCGGCATCCTCGCCACCACCGACGCGGCGCTGGCCCGGCGGCTCGACGACTGGCGCGCGGCGCTTTCCGCTTCCATCCCCGAGGAGCCCTCCGATGACTGATCCGCTCGCCCCCGGCGCCACCATCGGCATCCTCGGCGGCGGTCAGCTTGGCCGCATGCTCTCGGTCGCCGCGGCGCGGCTGGGGTTCAAGACATGCATCTTCGAGCCGGGCGGCGACTGCCCGGCGAGCCACGTGGCCAACTACCACTTCAAGGCGCCCTATGACGACGAGGACGCCTTGCGCGCCTTCGGCGACGCCGTCGATGTCATCACCTACGAGTTCGAGAACATCCCCACCTCGGCGCTCGACATCCTCGAAAGCCTCGCCCCGGTGCATCCGGGCCGCGAGGCGCTCCGTGTGAGCCAGGACCGCATCACCGAGAAGGACTTCCTGACCGATCTCGGGCTTCGCACCGCACCCTATGCGCAGGTCGACGACGCGGCGGGCCTTGTCGCCGCGATCGACCGCATCGGCACTCCCGCCATCCTCAAGACCCGCCGTTTCGGTTATGACGGCAAGGGTCAGGCGCGGCTCTCCTCGCCCGACGATGCCGAGGCGGCCCTCGCCGACA
This window of the Roseovarius sp. SCSIO 43702 genome carries:
- a CDS encoding YdcH family protein produces the protein MTAFGDLSMKSDDVLRVELIEFKRQHHDLDVAIQALEERGARDALTIKRLKQQKLRLKDRITWIEDRLTPDIIA
- the purE gene encoding 5-(carboxyamino)imidazole ribonucleotide mutase; the protein is MVSVGIIMGSQSDWPTMRKAAEILDELQVPYETRIVSAHRTPDRLWDYGKTAAERGLKVIIAGAGGAAHLPGMMASKTRVPVVGVPIETRALKGVDSLYSIVQMPRGYPVATMAIGEAGAMNAGLMAAGILATTDAALARRLDDWRAALSASIPEEPSDD
- a CDS encoding Hsp20 family protein, with translation MTKLSLGAHPYMLGFEQLERLLERSAKSGNEGYPPFNIEQTSDNSYRITLAVAGFGEGDLSVTVEDRQLVIRGRQRDEADDRIFLHRGIAARQFHRSFVLADGVEVGAAIMENGLLHIDLTRAEPEKVVQTIRIEKGQTS